A genomic region of Miscanthus floridulus cultivar M001 chromosome 3, ASM1932011v1, whole genome shotgun sequence contains the following coding sequences:
- the LOC136546425 gene encoding fasciclin-like arabinogalactan protein 1, translated as MRRLRRAAALPLLIFLLALAATTTTKSTTAAAAAVAKAPAAAAPPNVTAEMAKGGCKAFADLIAASPDASSTYQSAVEGGMTVFCPSDDAVRAFLPKYRNLSADGKAELLLFHAVPVHYSLGSLKSNNGPMNTLATDGAARNFNFTVQNQGDVVTIRTAAASGGAPPARVKSTAVDKDPLAIYVISAVVEPVELFKPAPAPTPAPAPAPAAADAPTKAGKAAARQSHAPPAVADAPGPAAEDNAAPVDQKDAKKSAAAGAPCDRWWLAGALAAAVASALA; from the coding sequence AtgcgccgcctccgccgcgccgccgcgctccCCCTCCTTATCTTCCTCCTCGCCCtcgcggccaccaccaccacaaagtccacaacggcggcggcggcggccgtggcgaAGGCTCCCGCGGCAGCGGCGCCTCCGAACGTGACGGCGGAGATGGCCAAGGGCGGGTGCAAGGCGTTCGCGGACCTGATCGCGGCGTCCCCCGACGCGTCGTCCACGTACCAGTCGGCCGTGGAGGGCGGCATGACGGTGTTCTGCCCCTCCGACGATGCCGTGCGGGCGTTCCTGCCCAAGTACAGGAACCTCAGCGCGGATGGGAAAGCGGAGCTGCTGCTGTTCCACGCCGTGCCCGTGCACTACTCGCTGGGGAGCCTCAAGTCCAACAACGGGCCCATGAACACGCTGGCCACCGACGGCGCCGCCCGGAACTTCAACTTCACGGTGCAGAACCAGGGCGACGTCGTCACCATCCGGACGGCCGCCGCCAGTGGCGGCGCGCCGCCCGCGCGGGTCAAGTCCACGGCGGTCGACAAGGACCCGCTCGCCATCTACGTCATCAGCGCCGTGGTGGAGCCCGTGGAGCTCTTCAAGCCTGCGCCGGCGCcgacgcccgcgcccgcgcccgcccccgccgccgcggaCGCGCCCACCAAGGCCGGCAAGGCGGCCGCGCGCCAGAGCCACGCGCCGCCCGCCGTGGCCGACGCGCCCGGCCCCGCCGCGGAAGACAACGCGGCTCCTGTGGACCAGAAGGACGCCAAGAAGAGCGCGGCCGCCGGCGCGCCGTGCGACCGGTGGTGGCTCGCCGGCGCGCTGGCGGCGGCCGTGGCCTCAGCATTGGCTTAG